The window GCAAGCCCCTAGGTTATGGTTATGTTAACTTCCGCTTTCCTGCGGATGCTGAGTGGGCCTTGAACACAATGAATTTTGATTTAATTAATGGTAAACCATTTCGCCTCATGTGGTCACAGCCAGATGACCGCTTAAGAAAGTCTGGAGTTGGAAATATATTCATCAAAAACTTGGATAAATCCATAGACAATAGGgccctgttttatttattttctgcttttgggAACATTCTTTCCTGTAAAGTTGTATGTGATGACAATGGCTCTAAGGGTTATGCCTATGTCCACTTTGATAGCCTTGCTGCTGCCAATAGGGCTATATGGCACATGAACGGAGTTCGGCTCAACAACCGTCAGGTGTATGTGGGCCGATTCAAATTTCCTGAAGAGAGAGCAGCTGAAGTCAGAACAAGAGATAGAGCAACATTTACCAATGTTTTCGTGAAAAATTTTGGAGATGACATGGATGATGAAAAACTAAAGGAACTTTTCAGTGACTATGGTCCAACTGAGAGTGTTAAAGTAATAAGAGATGCCAATGGAAAATCTAAAGGCTTTGGATTTGTAAGATATGGGACACATGAAGCTGCCCAAAAAGCTGTGCTAGACCTGAATGGCAAGTCAATAGACGGGAAAGTCCTATATGTAGGGAGagcacagaaaaaaattgaacGCTTGGCTGAGTTAAGGCGGAGATTTGAAAggctaaaattaaaagaaaaaagtaggccTCCAGGAGTGCCCATCTATATTAAGAACCTGGATGAGACCATCGATgatgaaaaactgaagaaagaattttcttcGTTTGGATCAATTAGTCGAGCCAAAGTGATGATGGAAGTGGAACAAGGCAAAGGGTTTGGTGTTGTCTGCTTCTCTTCTTTTGAAGAAGCTACCAAAGCAGTAGATGAGATGAATGGTCGTGTAGTAGGCTCTAAACCACTAAATGTCACTTTGGGCCAAGCAAGGGGCAGGTGGTGAGAATCACAAT of the Microtus ochrogaster isolate Prairie Vole_2 unplaced genomic scaffold, MicOch1.0 UNK55, whole genome shotgun sequence genome contains:
- the Pabpc5 gene encoding polyadenylate-binding protein 5, coding for MGSGEPNTAGKKKKYLKAALYVGDLAPDVTEDMLYKKFRPAGPLRFTRICRDPVTRKPLGYGYVNFRFPADAEWALNTMNFDLINGKPFRLMWSQPDDRLRKSGVGNIFIKNLDKSIDNRALFYLFSAFGNILSCKVVCDDNGSKGYAYVHFDSLAAANRAIWHMNGVRLNNRQVYVGRFKFPEERAAEVRTRDRATFTNVFVKNFGDDMDDEKLKELFSDYGPTESVKVIRDANGKSKGFGFVRYGTHEAAQKAVLDLNGKSIDGKVLYVGRAQKKIERLAELRRRFERLKLKEKSRPPGVPIYIKNLDETIDDEKLKKEFSSFGSISRAKVMMEVEQGKGFGVVCFSSFEEATKAVDEMNGRVVGSKPLNVTLGQARGRW